The following proteins are co-located in the Rippkaea orientalis PCC 8801 genome:
- a CDS encoding RNA polymerase sigma factor, RpoD/SigA family, whose amino-acid sequence MNTTKMMPDYSIASEFNPDTFETGDLEQVEADLEAVEVEFSELSDDLGHQYPPGYRKTVSDDTVGAFFKEMSRYPLLEAQEEIELAYSVQFLVEAEQKRQQLLEELQHPPTKAQWAQAMGFDSQRQFENRLYRGRTAKRKMIRSNLRLVVSIAKRYLNRGVPFLDLIQEGAIGLNRAAEKFDPNKGYKFSTYAYWWIRQAITRTIANDARTIRLPIHIVEKLNKLKKAQRILKQKLQRNPNEKELAQELEMTPPQLRQLLQLRRQSLSLNHRVGKGEDTELVDLLEDQDLQLPEEQMNEGMLRNEISAVLSDVLTEREKDVISLRYGLSTSQPHTLEEVGGMFNLSRERVRQIQSKAMRKLRRPQVARRLKGWLS is encoded by the coding sequence ATGAACACAACTAAAATGATGCCAGACTATTCCATAGCCTCTGAATTTAATCCAGACACTTTTGAAACTGGAGATCTCGAACAAGTAGAAGCTGATTTGGAGGCAGTTGAAGTTGAATTTTCTGAACTTTCCGATGATTTAGGCCATCAATATCCCCCTGGATACCGCAAAACGGTTTCTGATGATACAGTCGGGGCATTTTTCAAAGAAATGTCGCGTTATCCTTTGCTAGAAGCGCAAGAAGAGATTGAACTAGCCTATAGTGTCCAATTTTTAGTAGAAGCAGAACAAAAACGCCAACAACTCTTAGAAGAACTTCAACACCCCCCAACTAAGGCGCAATGGGCACAAGCTATGGGATTTGACAGTCAACGTCAGTTTGAAAACCGCCTTTATCGGGGACGGACTGCCAAAAGAAAGATGATTCGTTCAAATTTAAGGTTAGTTGTCTCGATCGCTAAACGGTATCTCAACCGGGGTGTTCCTTTTCTGGATCTGATTCAAGAAGGGGCGATCGGCTTAAATCGGGCAGCAGAAAAATTTGACCCCAACAAAGGCTATAAGTTTTCGACCTATGCTTATTGGTGGATTCGTCAAGCGATTACCCGTACCATTGCTAATGATGCGCGTACCATTCGTTTACCGATTCATATTGTTGAAAAACTCAATAAACTCAAAAAAGCACAACGAATCCTTAAGCAAAAATTACAACGGAATCCTAACGAAAAAGAACTCGCCCAAGAGTTAGAAATGACTCCTCCCCAACTGCGTCAGTTATTACAATTACGCCGACAATCTTTATCTTTAAATCATCGAGTAGGGAAGGGAGAAGATACGGAATTAGTGGACTTACTCGAAGATCAAGATTTACAACTTCCCGAAGAACAAATGAACGAGGGAATGTTACGCAATGAAATTTCAGCCGTGTTAAGTGATGTCCTCACCGAACGGGAAAAAGATGTTATTTCCCTGCGCTATGGATTATCCACCAGTCAACCCCATACCTTAGAAGAAGTCGGAGGAATGTTTAACTTATCCCGCGAACGGGTGCGCCAAATTCAGAGTAAAGCCATGCGTAAATTACGCCGCCCTCAAGTTGCTCGTCGTCTTAAAGGGTGGTTAAGTTAG
- the priA gene encoding primosomal protein N', with protein sequence MVSPLGTSVVAEPRSPYQVSSSDEQWIEVLVDCPGIQGLYTYRIPRELDLKPGDIVSVPFGSQVVGGIAIRWVTSLPNDLDPSRVREVEDVITSGFFPSAYWELLHRVAQYYCTDLITVIRGALPPGLLGRSQRRLRLKPETIPPGAETFCSPVAGQLLRLLRSQKEGDYSAQYVQREIRGASRGIQELIKRGWIESYLEPPKTPQTKQQQAVTLVVDSFPLELTPRQVEVLQVLRQQGGECWLTDLIKLGKTSSQMLKKLEEKGCIVIQFQERLRLLEQPDVNSDRPKELTPSQQESLKVIHSLDRFAEVLLHGITGSGKTEVYLQAIAPLLNQGKSALVLVPEIGLTPQLTDRFRARFGHRVYVYHSELSDGERYDTWRQMLTGEPQVVIGTRSAIFAPLPNLGLIILDEEHDSSFKQTQILPTYHARTVALWRGELENCPVILGSATPSLETWVKIGEKSSESSPPHPLTPSPPLPLTYYLSLPERIQSRPLPPVKIVDMRQELKLGNRSIFSHSLQDALQELEDKKKQGILFIHRRGHSTFVSCRSCGYVLECPHCDVSLSYHYTHEGATELLRCHYCNYSQIQPNKCPECQSPYLKFFGSGTQKVTQELSHLFPNLRPLRFDSDTTRTKGSHRALLTQFAEGKADILVGTQMLTKGLDLAQVTLVGVVAADGLLHLSDYRAAERAFQTLTQVAGRAGRGDDPGRVIIQTYTPEHPVIQSVRSHDYQGFIEAELPQREALSYPPYGRLILVRLSGTEGVEVQQTAEILADIFWDTIGRGCEILGPAPANIMRIARRYRWNILLKFEPNAEVIIPDVNELKKVCPQSVSLTLDVDPLRID encoded by the coding sequence ATGGTTAGTCCCTTGGGTACTTCTGTTGTCGCTGAACCGAGATCTCCCTATCAAGTCAGTTCTTCTGATGAACAATGGATCGAGGTGTTAGTCGATTGTCCAGGGATACAGGGATTGTATACTTACAGGATTCCAAGGGAATTAGACTTAAAACCAGGGGATATTGTGAGTGTTCCCTTTGGTTCTCAGGTGGTGGGGGGAATCGCTATCCGTTGGGTGACTTCTCTTCCGAATGATCTTGATCCAAGTCGGGTTAGGGAAGTAGAGGATGTCATTACCTCTGGTTTCTTCCCTTCTGCTTATTGGGAATTACTCCATCGGGTAGCTCAATACTATTGTACTGATTTAATAACAGTGATTCGGGGGGCGTTACCGCCAGGGTTATTAGGGCGATCGCAGCGTCGTCTACGCTTGAAACCAGAAACGATTCCTCCTGGGGCTGAAACGTTTTGTAGTCCTGTAGCAGGGCAACTTTTAAGGTTATTGCGATCGCAAAAAGAAGGAGATTATAGTGCCCAATATGTGCAACGGGAAATTCGGGGAGCTAGTCGGGGAATACAGGAATTAATCAAACGGGGATGGATTGAAAGTTATCTAGAACCCCCAAAAACCCCTCAAACGAAACAGCAACAAGCGGTTACATTAGTGGTAGATAGTTTCCCCTTAGAGTTAACCCCACGTCAGGTAGAAGTATTGCAAGTATTGCGTCAACAGGGAGGAGAATGCTGGTTAACTGACTTAATTAAACTGGGTAAAACCAGTTCTCAAATGCTGAAAAAACTCGAAGAAAAAGGGTGTATTGTTATTCAATTTCAAGAGAGATTACGATTATTAGAACAGCCTGATGTTAATAGCGATCGCCCTAAAGAATTAACCCCTTCTCAACAGGAATCCTTAAAAGTTATTCACAGTTTAGATCGCTTTGCAGAAGTGTTATTACATGGGATAACAGGTTCAGGGAAAACCGAAGTTTATTTACAAGCGATCGCGCCTTTATTAAACCAAGGAAAATCGGCTTTAGTATTAGTTCCTGAAATTGGTTTAACGCCCCAATTAACCGATAGATTTCGAGCGCGTTTTGGTCATCGGGTTTATGTGTATCATAGTGAGTTATCCGATGGAGAAAGATACGATACTTGGCGACAAATGTTAACGGGAGAACCCCAAGTTGTCATCGGAACGCGATCAGCTATTTTTGCCCCGTTGCCCAATTTAGGATTAATTATTCTTGATGAAGAACACGATTCTAGTTTCAAACAAACCCAAATTTTACCCACTTATCACGCGCGGACAGTGGCATTATGGCGAGGAGAATTAGAGAACTGTCCCGTCATTTTAGGATCAGCCACTCCCTCCCTAGAAACCTGGGTTAAAATAGGAGAAAAATCCTCAGAATCGTCTCCCCCTCACCCCCTCACCCCCTCCCCCCCTCTCCCTCTCACCTACTACCTATCCTTACCCGAAAGAATCCAATCTCGTCCCCTTCCTCCTGTCAAAATTGTGGACATGAGACAGGAATTAAAACTAGGAAACCGTTCAATTTTTAGTCATTCATTACAGGATGCTTTACAAGAATTAGAAGACAAAAAAAAACAAGGTATTCTCTTTATTCATCGTCGGGGACATAGCACCTTTGTATCCTGTCGTAGTTGTGGTTATGTGTTGGAATGTCCCCATTGTGATGTCTCTTTATCCTATCATTATACCCACGAAGGAGCGACGGAATTACTGAGATGTCATTATTGTAATTATTCTCAGATTCAACCGAATAAATGTCCTGAATGTCAGTCTCCTTATTTGAAATTTTTTGGTAGTGGAACCCAAAAAGTCACCCAAGAATTAAGCCATCTTTTTCCCAATTTGCGTCCGCTACGGTTTGATAGTGACACCACCAGAACAAAGGGATCTCATCGCGCTTTATTAACCCAATTTGCTGAAGGAAAAGCGGATATATTAGTCGGGACTCAAATGTTAACCAAAGGGTTAGATTTAGCCCAAGTTACCTTAGTGGGAGTTGTTGCTGCCGATGGATTATTGCATCTATCAGATTATCGGGCAGCCGAAAGGGCATTTCAAACCTTAACTCAGGTAGCAGGAAGGGCAGGAAGGGGTGATGATCCTGGTAGGGTAATTATTCAAACCTATACCCCAGAACATCCGGTGATTCAATCCGTTAGATCCCACGATTATCAAGGGTTTATTGAAGCAGAATTGCCCCAAAGAGAGGCATTAAGTTATCCTCCCTACGGGCGATTAATTTTAGTTAGATTGAGTGGAACCGAGGGGGTAGAAGTACAGCAAACCGCAGAAATTTTGGCGGATATTTTTTGGGACACAATAGGGAGAGGTTGCGAAATCCTCGGACCTGCACCTGCTAATATTATGCGAATAGCAAGGCGTTATCGCTGGAATATTTTATTAAAATTTGAACCGAATGCGGAGGTGATTATTCCCGATGTTAATGAGTTAAAAAAGGTTTGTCCTCAGTCCGTTAGTTTAACCTTAGATGTTGACCCTTTGAGGATTGATTAG
- a CDS encoding GNAT family N-acetyltransferase, with protein MQANFVIRTAKFEDRPVLVRLMALLQDAERELHLNRTLGSKISDGHFAYLEELVREQNGQIYVAESEQHILGFVVCFVEKHDKGDLHIVESEREYGYISDLYVVSTMRKRGVASALMKAAERHFLTLDLQVVRVGLLCNNEPAAKFYKDVGYQPYEILYEKRLNR; from the coding sequence ATGCAAGCTAATTTTGTGATTCGTACTGCCAAATTTGAAGACCGACCAGTTCTCGTCAGATTAATGGCATTGCTTCAAGATGCTGAGCGTGAGTTGCATCTCAACAGAACACTCGGTTCTAAGATTAGTGATGGTCATTTTGCATATCTTGAAGAACTTGTTAGGGAACAGAATGGTCAAATTTATGTTGCTGAATCCGAACAACACATCCTTGGTTTTGTTGTTTGTTTCGTTGAGAAACACGATAAAGGAGATCTGCATATTGTTGAATCAGAGCGAGAATACGGTTACATTTCTGATTTGTATGTTGTCTCGACAATGCGAAAGCGCGGAGTTGCTTCTGCTTTGATGAAAGCGGCTGAACGGCATTTTCTAACGTTAGATTTGCAAGTTGTTAGAGTTGGTTTGTTATGCAATAATGAACCCGCAGCAAAATTCTATAAGGACGTTGGATATCAACCCTATGAGATTTTGTATGAAAAGCGGCTCAATAGGTAA
- a CDS encoding DUF433 domain-containing protein — MFNNSSIISVSPDVMGGTPVFAGTRVPVQTLLDYLKAGESINDFLDGFPTVTREQVIAFLEEAGNNLVSMVA; from the coding sequence ATGTTTAATAACTCTTCAATCATCAGCGTGTCTCCTGACGTTATGGGGGGTACTCCGGTTTTTGCTGGCACTAGAGTTCCTGTTCAGACACTTTTAGACTATCTCAAAGCAGGTGAGTCGATTAATGATTTCTTAGATGGGTTTCCAACTGTGACTAGAGAGCAAGTCATTGCTTTCCTAGAAGAAGCAGGAAATAACCTCGTCAGCATGGTGGCATAG
- a CDS encoding type II toxin-antitoxin system HicA family toxin, translated as MSKLPTISGKQCIKALEKIGFYQKRQESSHIIMRRDDPFAQVVVPNHSEIAKGTLRAIIRDIELSVEEFVSLL; from the coding sequence GTGAGCAAGTTGCCTACTATTTCGGGGAAACAGTGCATTAAGGCTCTAGAAAAAATTGGTTTCTATCAAAAGCGACAAGAAAGCAGCCATATTATCATGCGAAGAGATGACCCTTTTGCTCAAGTTGTTGTTCCAAACCATTCAGAAATAGCTAAAGGAACGTTAAGAGCCATAATTCGAGATATTGAGTTAAGCGTTGAAGAGTTTGTGTCACTATTGTAG
- a CDS encoding type II toxin-antitoxin system HicB family antitoxin, producing the protein MTQHTRQVILYKDEDGYWVVECPSLKGCNSQGRTKEEALSNIKEAIVGYVTALEEDGLSVPEDNFETFLVVV; encoded by the coding sequence ATGACTCAGCATACAAGGCAGGTAATCTTATATAAGGACGAAGATGGCTATTGGGTCGTGGAGTGTCCAAGTTTAAAGGGATGTAATAGTCAAGGAAGAACGAAAGAAGAGGCTCTGTCAAATATCAAAGAAGCTATTGTCGGTTATGTGACTGCCTTAGAAGAGGATGGTTTGTCTGTCCCAGAAGACAATTTTGAAACATTCTTGGTGGTTGTGTGA
- a CDS encoding sensor domain-containing phosphodiesterase, which translates to MKLSSTFVELPYFSLHYIRRTADMTTLCTTPSLATLFREGVFGQPGSSLQSRFARLLGALRTHLCMDFAFISEFALGQRIFRSVDSGQATSPIHVGESDPLEESYCQWVVDGRLPELIPDATQNVMALRIPATTELPVGAHLSVPIRLSNGQIYGTLCCFSYIPNHTLTERDLNLMRAMVEVVAYMIEEDRLDRQEKIKVEDKIKAVLSGDVLSIVYQPIYHFIQRRIVGFEALARFNTTPRHSPDQWFSEAAKVGLGIELELLAVELGLKGLDHLPEEIYISVNVAPETILHHSFSHAISRWPLQRVVLEVTEHAVTSKYADIAQALAFLKQHGLRLAVDDAGAGYASFRHILSLSPDIIKLDMSLTQNIDTDASRRALAIALIGFANATGSRIVAEGVEREEELVELRALGVSKAQGYYIGKPMTLERALEVAMLGSQLL; encoded by the coding sequence ATGAAATTATCATCAACTTTTGTAGAGTTGCCATATTTTTCATTGCACTATATCAGGAGAACTGCTGACATGACCACCCTTTGTACTACCCCATCTCTGGCAACCCTATTCAGGGAAGGCGTTTTTGGACAGCCGGGAAGCTCCCTCCAAAGTCGTTTTGCGCGGTTGCTAGGTGCTCTGCGAACCCATCTTTGCATGGATTTTGCCTTTATCTCAGAGTTCGCGCTAGGGCAACGCATCTTTCGCTCGGTAGATTCAGGTCAAGCAACTTCTCCTATTCACGTCGGAGAATCAGACCCTCTCGAGGAAAGCTATTGTCAGTGGGTGGTAGATGGCCGTTTGCCGGAACTTATCCCCGATGCTACCCAAAACGTGATGGCACTCCGCATCCCCGCCACTACCGAATTGCCCGTTGGTGCACACCTGAGTGTGCCCATCAGACTAAGCAATGGCCAAATTTATGGGACGCTTTGCTGTTTCAGTTATATTCCCAACCATACGCTGACGGAGCGCGATCTTAACTTGATGCGGGCTATGGTTGAAGTTGTGGCGTATATGATTGAGGAAGACCGCCTAGACAGGCAGGAAAAAATCAAGGTAGAGGACAAAATTAAGGCCGTACTCTCGGGAGACGTGCTTTCCATCGTCTATCAACCCATCTACCACTTCATACAACGCAGAATTGTTGGGTTTGAAGCCCTCGCCCGCTTCAACACCACGCCTAGGCACTCCCCAGACCAGTGGTTTAGCGAAGCCGCCAAGGTTGGACTAGGCATTGAACTTGAACTCCTAGCCGTGGAGCTTGGGCTAAAAGGCCTCGATCACTTGCCCGAAGAGATCTATATCTCCGTCAACGTTGCGCCAGAGACGATACTTCATCATAGTTTCTCACACGCCATCAGCCGCTGGCCGTTACAACGTGTTGTGCTGGAGGTGACAGAGCACGCCGTCACCTCCAAATATGCCGATATCGCACAGGCACTGGCGTTTCTCAAACAGCACGGCTTACGCCTCGCGGTGGACGATGCAGGTGCCGGCTATGCCAGTTTCCGGCACATTCTAAGCCTCTCACCTGACATCATAAAACTAGATATGAGCCTCACCCAAAACATTGATACGGACGCGTCGCGCCGTGCCTTAGCCATTGCCCTGATTGGATTCGCTAACGCTACCGGCAGTAGGATTGTGGCAGAGGGGGTTGAGCGTGAGGAGGAGTTGGTGGAATTGCGTGCGTTAGGCGTTAGCAAGGCGCAAGGCTATTACATTGGCAAGCCCATGACGCTTGAGAGGGCACTGGAGGTGGCAATGCTGGGAAGCCAGCTTTTGTAG
- the chlP gene encoding geranylgeranyl reductase, with amino-acid sequence MVLRVAVVGSGPAGSSAAETLVKAGIETYLFERKLDNAKPCGGAIPLCMVSEFDLPPEIIDRRVRKMKMISPSNVAVDINLDNEDEYIGMCRREVLDGFLRDRAAKLGANLINGTVYKLDIPTNSTDPYTLHYADHSNGNAQGEMKTLKVDVVIGADGANSRIAKAIDAGDYNYAIAFQERIRLPQDKMAYYEDLAEMYVGTDVSPDFYAWVFPKYDHVAVGTGTMKVNKALIKDLQAGIRTRAAHRLEGGEIIKVEAHPIPEHPRPRRVVGRVALVGDAAGTVTKSSGEGIYFAAKSARMCAETIVEMSNAGQRIPTEDDLKVYLKRWDKKYGMTYLVLDILQRVFYRTDASREAFVEMCADKDVQRMTFDSYLYKTVVPANPLVQMKITAKTIGSLLRGHALAP; translated from the coding sequence TTGGTGTTAAGGGTCGCCGTTGTTGGTTCAGGACCGGCTGGGTCTTCCGCAGCCGAAACATTAGTAAAAGCTGGAATAGAAACCTATTTATTTGAGCGTAAATTAGACAACGCTAAACCCTGCGGTGGTGCTATTCCCCTGTGTATGGTCAGTGAATTTGACCTACCCCCAGAAATTATCGATCGCCGGGTGAGAAAAATGAAAATGATCTCCCCGTCTAACGTCGCTGTTGATATCAACCTAGATAACGAAGATGAATATATTGGGATGTGTCGTCGGGAAGTCCTTGATGGGTTTTTACGCGATCGCGCAGCCAAATTAGGGGCAAATTTAATCAATGGGACAGTCTATAAACTCGATATTCCCACCAATAGCACCGACCCCTACACTCTCCATTATGCCGACCATTCCAACGGCAACGCCCAAGGGGAAATGAAAACCCTCAAGGTAGATGTCGTGATCGGGGCTGATGGGGCTAATTCCCGCATTGCCAAAGCCATTGACGCGGGAGATTATAACTATGCGATCGCCTTCCAAGAACGCATCCGTCTCCCCCAAGATAAAATGGCCTACTACGAAGATCTCGCCGAGATGTACGTCGGTACTGATGTTTCCCCTGACTTCTACGCTTGGGTATTCCCTAAATACGACCATGTAGCCGTCGGTACAGGCACGATGAAGGTCAATAAAGCCCTCATTAAAGACCTACAGGCAGGAATCCGTACCCGTGCAGCCCATCGCCTAGAAGGGGGCGAAATCATCAAAGTGGAAGCCCATCCCATCCCTGAACATCCCCGTCCCCGTCGCGTGGTCGGTCGTGTCGCGTTGGTAGGAGACGCAGCCGGAACCGTTACCAAGTCCTCTGGAGAGGGAATCTATTTTGCGGCGAAATCCGCCCGTATGTGCGCGGAAACCATTGTAGAAATGAGCAACGCCGGTCAGCGCATCCCCACCGAAGACGACTTAAAAGTGTACCTCAAACGGTGGGATAAGAAGTATGGTATGACCTACTTAGTTCTCGATATCCTGCAACGGGTATTCTATCGTACTGATGCTTCCCGTGAGGCCTTTGTGGAAATGTGCGCCGATAAGGATGTGCAACGGATGACCTTTGATAGTTATCTCTACAAAACTGTTGTACCCGCTAATCCTTTAGTCCAGATGAAAATTACCGCTAAAACCATCGGTAGTTTGCTACGGGGTCATGCTTTAGCCCCTTAA
- a CDS encoding GNAT family N-acetyltransferase, translating to MATLQQLFIFNMIDLATQEDLTEINQLIETIFTQETLTKITTEGYDNFLRFISQSSLLQRMEGGSKIWLYKMNLELVGVLEINQKNHIFLYFVKKQYRGKKIGKTLFNHVKNEVSGDITANSTDYALPIYQKLGFVQTGIPINCGGIIVSPVIFRQKP from the coding sequence TTGGCTACTTTACAGCAATTATTCATTTTTAATATGATTGACCTAGCAACACAAGAAGATTTAACAGAAATTAATCAATTGATTGAAACAATATTTACCCAAGAAACTCTAACTAAAATAACGACAGAAGGTTATGATAATTTCCTGAGATTTATTTCCCAGAGCTCTCTTTTACAGCGAATGGAGGGGGGATCTAAAATTTGGCTGTATAAAATGAATCTTGAATTAGTAGGAGTGTTAGAAATCAATCAAAAAAATCATATTTTTTTATATTTTGTCAAGAAGCAATATCGAGGTAAAAAAATTGGCAAAACCCTATTTAATCATGTTAAAAATGAGGTTTCAGGCGATATTACCGCCAATTCTACCGATTACGCTTTGCCAATTTACCAGAAATTAGGATTTGTCCAAACAGGAATACCAATAAACTGCGGTGGAATTATTGTTTCCCCTGTCATTTTCCGACAAAAACCATGA
- a CDS encoding COP23 domain-containing protein, which produces MTNFLTINRNSLIKGMGFSLAIAFMLTQSEAIAKPINFNFNLNYNPNQQYAQNTDNPGDIVVDTNPESVPPPPPVQTTSANPRFSCQLQAGRYTVMYYPQNQNRQPYPWAIPSDLGDGWTAQRRCNEISRRLEMYRPDGLLELQTGRENSYDTICVTTQRDSSCRIVLTVPPGKNPEITRNQIFQTLMAAEEGQLTQGVSAFSGGNSGGSILNQLGGMLRGNTSQPKKPSSASGAIDLRPFLDTTDGGTAAQLQSKPSTSNTPAKSTTPSNSWRLNPDRFR; this is translated from the coding sequence ATGACTAACTTCTTAACCATTAACCGAAACTCTTTAATAAAAGGAATGGGGTTTTCCTTAGCGATCGCTTTCATGTTAACCCAGTCAGAAGCAATCGCTAAACCCATTAATTTCAATTTTAATTTGAATTATAATCCTAACCAACAGTACGCGCAAAACACTGATAATCCTGGGGATATCGTTGTTGACACTAACCCCGAGAGTGTTCCCCCTCCTCCCCCTGTGCAAACCACGTCAGCAAATCCTCGCTTTAGCTGTCAATTACAAGCAGGTCGCTATACCGTGATGTATTATCCCCAAAATCAAAACCGTCAGCCCTATCCTTGGGCAATTCCCAGTGATTTAGGCGATGGATGGACAGCACAACGTCGTTGTAATGAGATTAGTCGTCGTCTGGAAATGTATCGGCCTGATGGCTTATTAGAATTACAAACCGGGCGAGAAAATAGCTATGATACCATCTGTGTTACAACCCAACGAGATTCCTCCTGTCGTATTGTTTTAACAGTTCCTCCTGGGAAAAATCCAGAGATTACCCGAAATCAAATTTTTCAAACATTAATGGCTGCTGAAGAAGGTCAATTGACCCAAGGAGTAAGTGCTTTTAGTGGAGGTAATTCTGGTGGGTCTATTTTGAATCAATTGGGGGGAATGTTAAGAGGAAATACATCTCAACCCAAGAAGCCATCTTCCGCTAGTGGTGCGATTGATTTACGCCCATTTCTTGACACCACCGATGGAGGAACAGCAGCCCAATTACAAAGTAAACCTAGCACGTCTAATACTCCTGCTAAATCAACAACTCCTTCTAATTCTTGGCGATTAAATCCTGATCGATTTAGATAG
- a CDS encoding phycobiliprotein lyase, with amino-acid sequence MALRQIIELSTETLAREFFEKSVGTWNSQRRYYTLKPDVATEEVVSVITIEFLEQGCPQLIELAQAHHLEDKTALTFGSYVTWESNYTAKVSKPTQGSTLFGVLDNILYRDRGFATQDPIKANYSMTNSQTLCLRTEYNRSVFEEEIKLIGENYRTRQTIMSRAGEEIMIGQYLEKRITE; translated from the coding sequence ATGGCGTTGAGACAAATCATTGAGTTATCGACAGAAACCTTAGCGAGAGAGTTTTTCGAGAAATCAGTGGGGACATGGAACTCCCAGAGACGGTATTACACCCTCAAACCCGACGTAGCGACTGAAGAGGTTGTCAGTGTCATCACTATAGAATTTTTAGAGCAAGGATGCCCACAATTGATAGAATTAGCCCAAGCTCATCATCTTGAAGACAAAACAGCCTTAACCTTTGGAAGTTATGTCACCTGGGAGAGTAATTATACAGCCAAGGTAAGTAAACCCACCCAAGGATCAACCCTATTCGGGGTATTAGACAACATTTTATACCGCGATCGCGGATTTGCTACCCAAGATCCGATTAAAGCCAATTATTCCATGACTAACTCTCAAACCCTTTGTTTAAGAACAGAATACAACCGATCAGTCTTTGAAGAAGAAATTAAACTCATTGGCGAAAATTACCGAACCCGACAAACCATTATGTCTCGCGCTGGTGAAGAAATCATGATCGGACAATATTTAGAAAAGCGCATTACTGAGTAG
- a CDS encoding molybdenum cofactor guanylyltransferase — MKTVKKVLKTIILAGGKSSRMGEDKALILIQGVPLLARIATIGQQCTSEVYIITPWIDRYQSFIPPECHLIREETPGQGPLVGFFQALNYIKTDWILLLACDLPNLTKIEVQRWLDGLENVPEDAIAFLPKNSHGWEPLCGFYRYRCLNSLDKFIQAGGRSFQKWLKEHPIEKLIVSDPQILLNCNTPDDLLTINY, encoded by the coding sequence ATGAAAACAGTTAAAAAGGTTCTCAAGACTATTATTCTTGCGGGTGGCAAAAGTTCGCGGATGGGAGAGGATAAGGCTTTAATTTTAATTCAAGGTGTTCCTTTATTGGCAAGGATAGCAACAATTGGTCAACAATGCACCTCTGAAGTTTATATTATTACCCCTTGGATTGACCGTTATCAGTCTTTTATTCCTCCAGAATGTCATCTAATACGGGAAGAAACCCCCGGACAAGGGCCTTTAGTCGGTTTCTTTCAAGCCTTAAACTATATTAAGACAGATTGGATCTTATTACTAGCCTGTGATTTACCCAATTTAACTAAAATTGAAGTACAAAGATGGTTAGATGGGTTGGAGAATGTTCCTGAAGATGCGATCGCTTTTTTACCCAAAAATTCCCACGGATGGGAACCCCTATGCGGATTTTATCGCTACCGTTGTTTAAACTCGTTAGACAAGTTTATTCAAGCAGGAGGACGATCATTTCAAAAATGGTTAAAAGAACATCCTATTGAGAAATTAATCGTCAGTGATCCACAAATCTTACTCAATTGTAATACCCCAGATGATTTATTAACTATCAACTATTAA